AGGGGTTCTAGTGCCATGGTTATATATTGGGATGTGCTTCTCATCATTTTGTTGGGTAAGTCTTGGATTCTACTATGATCAAGGGttttaaacaagaaaaatatgaaaatataaccTGAGTTTTACTGTTCTATTGTTTATAAAAGCTGATATAGTTGTGTACTTATTCTTCATTATTTCTTtatgcttttttgttttttaattcaattttattaGTACCAAAGGTAACAACAATATGATTTGTATTAAACTAATGAAATATTAAATATCAAAGCAATAGTAGAAGGAAGGTATTCTGTACAACATAATTGGCATAGTGGTAACAAAGGCTGTTTCATTGAACTGTTATGTTCTCCTGGAGAGGAATGGTGTAATGGTATAATTTTGGCAAAATAGTGGATTTTATAAATGATTGTGATGGAACCTTTGAGCTTTGTACACTTAACATATTATATAATTAAACGTTACCCTAAGAAAAGCTTTAATAGCCAGGTGATATTGAAAACCATGAAAATTCTGATAGTAGTAGGATTATGGATACTTGTACGGACTAACCATATCATCTTGTAAATGTTTTTTAGGGATAAATTTCACATctgaaaagtttttttttagccaaccccattaagttgggagaaggctttgttattgttgttgttgaaaataatttttttgttcttgagtTCTTACAGTTCTTGCAGTTCCCTATTCTGAGTAATTTAGTATTTGAACTAGCCAACTACCTTACAGTTGCAATAACAAATGATCCCATGTGTATGCCATCTCACTTTATCCTTATGTCAAGTTTCACCGATGGTCCTCAGCCACTTGGCAAAGAGTGCCTTCATGTACCCAATATGGTTTGGAGCAAGGACAGTGGTACTCTAAACTTTGCAATCCATATCATGCTCCAAAGGCCTGAGAATGTGCTTGTGCAGAAACTATTTCCAGAAATCTCATCTATagccatttttttcattttatagatTTGTTCATTTTGAATctcttgaccaaaaaaaaaaaNNNNNNNNNNNNNNNNNNNNaaaaaaaaaaaaaaaaaatcctgttcTCATTTTCTTTATCATAGCTGATATCTATTTCCTGCTTTTGGTTTTTCTGTTGGAAATAGCATGTTGAGGACCATCACCTTTACTCTCTAAACTATCTTCATTGGGGTGACCCTAAACTATGGTATGGAGTCCCTGGAAGCAGTGCTGAGAAATTGGAGAATGCCATGAGAAAGCATTTACCAGATTTGTTTGAAGAACAGCCAGACTTACTTCATGAACTGGTAAGTTTTTGATatttctcacatttttttttatcatgacTTGATCTGAAGTAATGAATGTGGTTTTAAAACAGAAGCTGGGTACAAAATTTTTGTACAGTTCAAGTGATGAACTTTGTGGACCTTAAATGAGAAATTTGCAATATTGTAGTTCTAGTTTTATAGCTTTGActgattttccttatttttcaattttggcATTGTTCAGTTTCATCTTTATAGTAACCAAAAAGAAAGAGTTTCAactccaaaatttattttttggtttgttttcttataatttttgcATGAGAAGCCATCTTTCACATTGGCCTTAGAACATTAGAGATATAATTTATGATGCAGGTCTGGACAAAAGGATAGTGAAGCGTTCTTACCATACCTATGCTCTTTACCTGCGACATTTCACTGGTTCATGATTCACAGCTTCTGCTTTGAAAACCTCTTCCAGCTAAAATAATTATCTAACACAATTCATAGATGTCTTTGGACTACCTGACATATTTTTTAGTTGTTCAAAAAAGACTTGATAGTTAGAAAGATCAAATAGAGTAATATCTGGTGCTCGAATATCAATTTGGTGGGTTCCACTGATTGGTGCTCTCTACTTTGCAAATCATTTGCCCCCTTATGACCCAAATGGGTGGCCTTCTGTCTTCCCTACTCAAAATTTGGTAATTTATATTTCAACATTTGGAACAGGTTACTCAGTTATCCCCATCGGTTTTAAAATCTGAGGGTGTTCCAGTCTACCGAGCTGTCCAACAATCAGGAGAGTTTGTTCTCACATTTCCGCGGGCATACCACTCTGGCTTCAACTGCGGCTTCAACTGTGCGGAGGCTGTGAATGTTGCTCCAGTTGATTGGTTACCACATGGACAAAGCGCTGTGGAGCTCTACAGTGGGCAATGTCGCAAGACATCTGTATCCCATGACAAGCTGCTTCTAGGGGCAGCTGGTGAAGCTGTTCGGGCTCTTTGGGAGCTCTTAGTATTGAGGAAGGAAAGTATGGAAAATTTACGTTGGAAAAGTGTCTGTGGTAAGGATGGGGTACTCACAAAGGCTATTAAGGTGAGTCTGCTTTTATAATCTATGTAACTTATATTAAATTTAGTTTTAGTTGTGACTTGTGATTTCCTTTTGTTTCTAGACCCGAGTTGATATGGAGCATGAAAGAATAGACTCTCTTCCGATATTTTTGCGGTCCCGAAAAATGGACAGAGACTTCGATTTGACTCATGATAGAGAATGTTTTTCATGCTTCTATGACTTGCACCTATCTGCTGCAAGTTGCAAGTGCTGTCCTGACCGCTTTGCATGTCTTAAACATGCAAACCTTCTCTGTCCATGTGAAATAGGCCAGAGGTTTATTCTTTTCCGCTATAACTTGGATGAATTGGACATTCTGGTTGAAGCTTTAGAAGGTGAATTGAATTCTATCAGTCAGTGGGCCTTGAAGGACCTTGGATTGGTTGCAATCAATCACACTGGTGCTAGTATCCCTAAGCTGGACCAAGAAAGTAAGGGAACCAGGCCTGATTTTCTGGtgcaaaaggaaagaagttTCTCTTATTCCCAAGGAATGGAAGAAATCCATTATGTTGACAAGACTTGCAAATCTGATCTTTGTAATTCTTCAGAAGCAGTTTTTCCAAAATGGCAACAGCGGTCATCTAGTTTATGCAGACCTTGTATCAAGCCAGAAGTAGAGAATGGGGTATTAAATAAAGGAACTATCATCATAAAAGATGAGGGTGGACGACATCAGGACAGGTGTATTGACTTAAATCTGGAGGGTCTGTTGGACTTGGATGAACATGGAAGTGGGGTGCAAGAAATACTGGATGGTGGTAATAATAGAAACTCTCTTAATGTGGCTGAGACCTGTCTATCAGTGGTTAAGAAACAGAAAGTTCTTGGTTCAGATGTGTCAGAAGCCAGAATAGTGGGTTCTGATCATGGTGGAAGGTCCCATTCTCTTCCTTCCAAGTCAATTTCTGATTGTAGTTCGTCAGTCTCTCGTGGTCATTCCGTTGAGTTaaattcttcttttgttctttccaCCAAATATCACCCATCATGTTCAAGGGATGCTGGGCAACAGTGTAGTGGTAATAAGCtgtttggggttgatctttggACTTCTTATCCAGATTCATCTTCATCCTTAAGCACAATCGTCAAAACTAAAACTAATGTGGCCAGTCCTTGGCTAAAGACTTCATTAAATAGACCACCAGTGCAAAAGTTGGATTTAAATGTCGAGGCTATAACCATTGGAGCAGTTGTTCACAGCAAGCCGTGGTGCAATAAGCGCACCATATTCCCAAAAGGTATGTTGCACTAGACCTTCCTCAGAAGGTgttatggcttttttttttttttttttttcagctccATTTAGCTAGTTAAGGATTTTTTAAGTTGCCTTGAGTTGAGTTGTCTAATTTTCCTGTGGGTTGGCCTGGGCAGGGTTCAAGAGCCGTATCAGATTCTTTAGTGTGCTTGATCCAACACAGATGTGCAGCTATATTTCAGAAGTCCTCGATGCTGGCCTCCTGGGGCCTCTTTTcaaggtgattttttttttttctttcatgtaGTAGACAAATACCTCAACTTATAGTAGTGTGGATATTACTTTTTGTGCATCTTTTTATGCCTTCCACTATATGTCTATTATAGGTGCAGGAAATGTTTGTTCTGAATTCTGTATATCTGTCTATATAACACAAGTTTCAACTCTTTTACGATGATAAGACTACAGTAATAAGATAACCAATGAAGAATATGAAATGCCTTAACtttattttagaaataaaaatgatagCTTCTCATGCATGTCTACttcctttcatttttgtttATAGGGACATCATATACTTTGAAGGGAAACTCAAAGTTCACTGTTACCCGAGTTATTTTGGCTTGTTTATGCTGCATTGCTATTCTCACAATTGATACTATATTCTAGGTTACGGTCGAGGAATGTCCGAGTGAGACCTTCACCAATGTCTCAGCTGAGAAGTGCTGGGAAATGGTCCTAGATAGACTAAACCAAGAAGTATTAAGACAGCA
This genomic stretch from Macadamia integrifolia cultivar HAES 741 chromosome 2, SCU_Mint_v3, whole genome shotgun sequence harbors:
- the LOC122068570 gene encoding lysine-specific demethylase JMJ18-like isoform X1, which encodes MTKEKIYKALHIKKRSRGFFVLVGWIDRFRLDIAHFSMGTECVRGCLKEEHPGILSHGTFQHDTPFSISRESNTASIVSSSNVMEATNDAQPVTMDVQPSSCKEVKVKRSLRHKISVDYGAFDISSEGESDCEKSMKVYAGWRPDEACRPIIEDAPVFYPNEEEFEDTIGYIAKIHKIAKPYGICRIVPPPSWKPPCPLRDMSIWEHAKFATRVQQVDLLQNREPMRKKYKSRSQRKRKRRRCSGIETNQRRTSSEAYEASECVASDMDEKFGFQSGSDFTLEDFQKYANDFKKHYFGMKDAEENLNFVNVEPNKRWVPSVEDIEGEYWRIIEKPTEEVEVCYGADLETGVFGSGFPKVSSSVTGSNSDRYVASGWNLNNIPRLPGSVLCFEKGDISGVLVPWLYIGMCFSSFCWHVEDHHLYSLNYLHWGDPKLWYGVPGSSAEKLENAMRKHLPDLFEEQPDLLHELVTQLSPSVLKSEGVPVYRAVQQSGEFVLTFPRAYHSGFNCGFNCAEAVNVAPVDWLPHGQSAVELYSGQCRKTSVSHDKLLLGAAGEAVRALWELLVLRKESMENLRWKSVCGKDGVLTKAIKTRVDMEHERIDSLPIFLRSRKMDRDFDLTHDRECFSCFYDLHLSAASCKCCPDRFACLKHANLLCPCEIGQRFILFRYNLDELDILVEALEGELNSISQWALKDLGLVAINHTGASIPKLDQESKGTRPDFLVQKERSFSYSQGMEEIHYVDKTCKSDLCNSSEAVFPKWQQRSSSLCRPCIKPEVENGVLNKGTIIIKDEGGRHQDRCIDLNLEGLLDLDEHGSGVQEILDGGNNRNSLNVAETCLSVVKKQKVLGSDVSEARIVGSDHGGRSHSLPSKSISDCSSSVSRGHSVELNSSFVLSTKYHPSCSRDAGQQCSGNKLFGVDLWTSYPDSSSSLSTIVKTKTNVASPWLKTSLNRPPVQKLDLNVEAITIGAVVHSKPWCNKRTIFPKGFKSRIRFFSVLDPTQMCSYISEVLDAGLLGPLFKVTVEECPSETFTNVSAEKCWEMVLDRLNQEVLRQQILGKRLPPLHCLQSLDGLEMFGFLSPQIIQGIEALDPNHQCLEYWNHKLRLEGDDLNNLPTVHSVVLGNEDNGKGCHSRSSFSTEETQPKISGLDFKKLDQNKSNLEIHSVDDVQLVLGGLLRKANPGELMMLHRIFYSDSWSTEWQVAVRTLKQEMEKTVNKK
- the LOC122068570 gene encoding lysine-specific demethylase JMJ18-like isoform X3, whose translation is MGTECVRGCLKEEHPGILSHGTFQHDTPFSISRESNTASIVSSSNVMEATNDAQPVTMDVQPSSCKEVKVKRSLRHKISVDYGAFDISSEGESDCEKSMKVYAGWRPDEACRPIIEDAPVFYPNEEEFEDTIGYIAKIHKIAKPYGICRIVPPPSWKPPCPLRDMSIWEHAKFATRVQQVDLLQNREPMRKKYKSRSQRKRKRRRCSGIETNQRRTSSEAYEASECVASDMDEKFGFQSGSDFTLEDFQKYANDFKKHYFGMKDAEENLNFVNVEPNKRWVPSVEDIEGEYWRIIEKPTEEVEVCYGADLETGVFGSGFPKVSSSVTGSNSDRYVASGWNLNNIPRLPGSVLCFEKGDISGVLVPWLYIGMCFSSFCWHVEDHHLYSLNYLHWGDPKLWYGVPGSSAEKLENAMRKHLPDLFEEQPDLLHELVTQLSPSVLKSEGVPVYRAVQQSGEFVLTFPRAYHSGFNCGFNCAEAVNVAPVDWLPHGQSAVELYSGQCRKTSVSHDKLLLGAAGEAVRALWELLVLRKESMENLRWKSVCGKDGVLTKAIKTRVDMEHERIDSLPIFLRSRKMDRDFDLTHDRECFSCFYDLHLSAASCKCCPDRFACLKHANLLCPCEIGQRFILFRYNLDELDILVEALEGELNSISQWALKDLGLVAINHTGASIPKLDQESKGTRPDFLVQKERSFSYSQGMEEIHYVDKTCKSDLCNSSEAVFPKWQQRSSSLCRPCIKPEVENGVLNKGTIIIKDEGGRHQDRCIDLNLEGLLDLDEHGSGVQEILDGGNNRNSLNVAETCLSVVKKQKVLGSDVSEARIVGSDHGGRSHSLPSKSISDCSSSVSRGHSVELNSSFVLSTKYHPSCSRDAGQQCSGNKLFGVDLWTSYPDSSSSLSTIVKTKTNVASPWLKTSLNRPPVQKLDLNVEAITIGAVVHSKPWCNKRTIFPKGFKSRIRFFSVLDPTQMCSYISEVLDAGLLGPLFKVTVEECPSETFTNVSAEKCWEMVLDRLNQEVLRQQILGKRLPPLHCLQSLDGLEMFGFLSPQIIQGIEALDPNHQCLEYWNHKLRLEGDDLNNLPTVHSVVLGNEDNGKGCHSRSSFSTEETQPKISGLDFKKLDQNKSNLEIHSVDDVQLVLGGLLRKANPGELMMLHRIFYSDSWSTEWQVAVRTLKQEMEKTVNKK
- the LOC122068570 gene encoding lysine-specific demethylase JMJ18-like isoform X2, encoding MNSRKPCRRKMFGFSHFSMGTECVRGCLKEEHPGILSHGTFQHDTPFSISRESNTASIVSSSNVMEATNDAQPVTMDVQPSSCKEVKVKRSLRHKISVDYGAFDISSEGESDCEKSMKVYAGWRPDEACRPIIEDAPVFYPNEEEFEDTIGYIAKIHKIAKPYGICRIVPPPSWKPPCPLRDMSIWEHAKFATRVQQVDLLQNREPMRKKYKSRSQRKRKRRRCSGIETNQRRTSSEAYEASECVASDMDEKFGFQSGSDFTLEDFQKYANDFKKHYFGMKDAEENLNFVNVEPNKRWVPSVEDIEGEYWRIIEKPTEEVEVCYGADLETGVFGSGFPKVSSSVTGSNSDRYVASGWNLNNIPRLPGSVLCFEKGDISGVLVPWLYIGMCFSSFCWHVEDHHLYSLNYLHWGDPKLWYGVPGSSAEKLENAMRKHLPDLFEEQPDLLHELVTQLSPSVLKSEGVPVYRAVQQSGEFVLTFPRAYHSGFNCGFNCAEAVNVAPVDWLPHGQSAVELYSGQCRKTSVSHDKLLLGAAGEAVRALWELLVLRKESMENLRWKSVCGKDGVLTKAIKTRVDMEHERIDSLPIFLRSRKMDRDFDLTHDRECFSCFYDLHLSAASCKCCPDRFACLKHANLLCPCEIGQRFILFRYNLDELDILVEALEGELNSISQWALKDLGLVAINHTGASIPKLDQESKGTRPDFLVQKERSFSYSQGMEEIHYVDKTCKSDLCNSSEAVFPKWQQRSSSLCRPCIKPEVENGVLNKGTIIIKDEGGRHQDRCIDLNLEGLLDLDEHGSGVQEILDGGNNRNSLNVAETCLSVVKKQKVLGSDVSEARIVGSDHGGRSHSLPSKSISDCSSSVSRGHSVELNSSFVLSTKYHPSCSRDAGQQCSGNKLFGVDLWTSYPDSSSSLSTIVKTKTNVASPWLKTSLNRPPVQKLDLNVEAITIGAVVHSKPWCNKRTIFPKGFKSRIRFFSVLDPTQMCSYISEVLDAGLLGPLFKVTVEECPSETFTNVSAEKCWEMVLDRLNQEVLRQQILGKRLPPLHCLQSLDGLEMFGFLSPQIIQGIEALDPNHQCLEYWNHKLRLEGDDLNNLPTVHSVVLGNEDNGKGCHSRSSFSTEETQPKISGLDFKKLDQNKSNLEIHSVDDVQLVLGGLLRKANPGELMMLHRIFYSDSWSTEWQVAVRTLKQEMEKTVNKK